A genomic window from Betta splendens chromosome 24, fBetSpl5.4, whole genome shotgun sequence includes:
- the ezrb gene encoding ezrin b, whose translation MPKAVNVRVTTMDAELEFAIQPSTTGKQLFDQVVKTIGLREVWYFGLQYMDGKGYYTWLKLDKKVSSQDVKKENPLQFKFRAKFFPEDVAEELIQDITQKLFFLQVKESILSDEVYCPPETAVLLASYAVQAKFGDYNKEIHRSGYLLSEQLLPHRVLEQHKLSKEQWEERIQVWHEEHGGMLKEDAMLEYLKIAQDLEMYGVNYFDIKNKKGTELWLGVDALGLNIYEKNDKLTPKIGFPWSEIRNISFNDKKFIIKPIDKKSPDFVFYAPRLRINKRILQLCMGNHELYMRRRKPDTIEVQQMKAQAREEKQQKQMERAQLENEKKRREAIEREKEQMEQEKRDLMIRLFQFEEKTKKAEKELQDQYQRAMMLEQERRRAADEAARLEAERQAALLAKEELARHAEDQKKSQEQLAAELAEHTAKISQLEDAWRRKEAEANTWQMKAMEAQDDLVKTKEELHMVMAPPPPPPPPPSMYDNLEDTSDSEENASTHSADLPMEGFNDHRNEEERLTEAEKNERVQKQLKALTSELAQARDESKNTANDLLHFENARAGRDKYKTLRQIRQGNTKQRIDEFEAL comes from the exons ATGCCCAAAGCG GTCAATGTTCGCGTCACCACCATGGACGCTGAGCTGGAGTTCGCCATCCAGCCCAGCACCACTGGCAAGCAGCTGTTTGACCAG GTGGTGAAAACCATCGGCCTACGTGAGGTCTGGTATTTTGGACTTCAGTATATGGACGGCAAAGGCTATTACACCTGGCTGAAACTGGACAAAAAG GTGTCGTCGCAGGACGTGAAGAAGGAGAACCCGCTGCAGTTCAAGTTCCGGGCCAAGTTCTTCCCGGAGGACGTGGCGGAGGAGCTGATCCAGGACATCACGCAGAAGCTCTTCTtcctgcaggtgaaggagaGCATCCTGAGCGACGAGGTCTACTGCCCCCCGGAGACGGCCGTGCTGCTGGCCTCCTACGCCGTCCAGGCCAAGTTCGGCGACTACAACAAGGAAATCCACCGCTCTGGATACCTgctgtctgagcagctgctgccgcacaG GGTCCTGGAGCAGCACAAGCTATCCAAAGAGCAGTGGGAGGAAAGGATCCAGGTGTGGCACGAGGAGCACGGCGGAATGCTGAA GGAGGACGCGATGCTGGAGTACCTGAAGATCGCCCAGGACCTGGAAATGTACGGCGTCAACTACTTCGACATCAAGAACAAGAAGGGCACGGAGCTGTGGCTGGGGGTGGACGCGCTGGGCCTCAACATCTACGAGAAGAACGACAA ACTGACTCCAAAGATCGGTTTCCCCTGGAGCGAGATCAGAAACATTTCCTTCAACGATAAGAAGTTCATCATCAAACCCATTGACAAAAAGTCTCCG GACTTCGTGTTTTACGCCCCGAGGCTGCGCATCAACAAGCGCATCCTGCAGCTGTGCATGGGCAACCACGAGCTGTACATGCGCCGCCGCAAGCCCGACACCATCGAGGTGCAGCAGATGAAGGCCCAGGCCCgcgaggagaagcagcagaagcagatggagag GGCCCAGCTGGAGAacgagaagaagaggagggaggccatcgagagggagaaggagcagatggagcaggagaagagggACCTGATGATAAGGCTCTTCCAGTTTGAAGAGAAGACCAAGAAGGCGGAGAAAG AGCTGCAGGACCAGTACCAGAGAGCCAtgatgctggagcaggagcggaggagagcggCGGACGAGGCGGCTCGCCTGGAGGCCGAGCGCCAGGCGGCCCTGCTGGCCAAGGAGGAGCTGGCCCGGCACGCCGAGGACCAGAAGAAGagccaggagcagctg gctgcagagctggcGGAGCACACGGCCAAAATCAGCCAGCTGGAGGACGCGTGGAGGCGCAAGGAGGCGGAGGCCAACACGTGGCAGATGAAG GCCATGGAGGCCCAGGACGACCTGGTTAAGACCAAGGAGGAGCTGCACATGGTGatggcgccgccgccgccccctcccccccctccctccatgtACGACAACCTGGAGGACACCAGCGACAGCGAGGAGAACGCCAGCACGCACAGCGCCGACCTGCCCATGGAGGGCTTCAACGACCACCGCAACGAGGAGGAGCGGCTGACGGAGGCCGAGAAGAACGAGCGCGTCCAGAAGCAGCTGAAG gCGCTGACCTCAGAGCTGGCGCAGGCGCGCGACGAGTCCAAGAACACGGCGAACGACCTCCTGCACTTCGAGAACGCGAGGGCAGGAAGagacaaatacaagaccctgcgGCAGATCCGGCAGGGCAACACCAAGCAGAGGATCGACGAGTTCGAAGCCTTATAG
- the sytl3 gene encoding synaptotagmin-like protein 3 codes for MKVTSHIGAPSLLVTHTSEDTAAGPTLVPRKGDGFDEQRRRRQRPKGDRRRSSEGRRRRAADSMDLSLLQALEREKVLEVLRRDKQLRIIEEDRIRRIKCDLQELRRRGAKSSARQYGERTCARCQRPLGKLWNSGAVCLGCSHRICSKCRVGVGAAGWTCTVCHAYRDVKIRSGDWFLEERAKKFPVTGKYETAGETLLKNYNVLSHISVVPPTPPPHLDHFFSRPGDFKHSKPFTKSVENLMVTFASHMKKIASQNDVNDDLLRVNRDRRPHFIYSTQKSLSDTDISKCGILSKVPSLPNLFKKSKDSDHDGSSTGGEETSFSSDGGWRGSSSSISTECGLSDGAGVTGELELAVAYNGGASCLEITVGAGRNLSHGDAKKRKCHPYVKLHVLPDRGGKMKTSVKKHTTDPVYNEVFKYPIERQSLFGKRLQATVWHAAGTLKRKAFLGEVLFPLDGWRFDDRDSQGFNWYPLCPKAESPNGGAVE; via the exons CTTCAGAAGACACGGCAGCAGGCCCGACTCTGGTTCCCAGGAAGGGGGACGGGTTTgacgagcagaggaggaggaggcagagaccaAAAGGAGACAGGCGGCGCAGCAGCGAGGGCAGACGGCGGAGGGCGGCCGACAGCATGGACTTGAGTCTGCTTCAAGCTCTGGAGCGAGAGAaggtcctggaggttctgcgGAGAGACAAGCAGCTGCGGATCATCGAGGAGGACAGGATCAG GAGGATCAAATGCGacctgcaggagctgcggcgCCGAGGCGCCAAGAGCTCGGCCCGGCAGTACGGCGAGCGGACCTGCGCCCGGTGCCAGAGGCCCCTGGGGAAGCTGTGGAACTCGGGGGCCGTGTGCCTCGGCTGCAGCCACCGCATCTGCAGCAAGTGCCGCGTGGGCGTGGGAGCGGCGGGCTGGACGTGCACGGTCTGTCACGCCTACAG GGACGTGAAGATCAGGTCTGGAGACTGGTTTTTAGAGGAACGGGCAAAGAAGTTTCCAGTTACAG GTAAATACGAGACGGCTGGAGAGACGCTATTAAAGAACTACAACGTGCTGAG CCACATATCGGTCGTGCCTCCGACTCCTCCTCCGCACCTGGACCACTTTTTCAGCAGACCTGGG GATTTCAAACACTCAAAGCCTTTCACCAAATCCGTGGAGAACCTGATGGTCACCTTCGCCAGTCACATGAAGA AGATTGCGTCGCAAAACGACGTGAACGACGACCTGCTGAGAGTGAACAGGGACCGGAGGCCGCACTTCATCTACAGCACCCAGAAGAGCCTGTCTGACACCGACATCAGCAAATGCGGCATC CTCTCCAAAGTCCCGAGTCTTCCCAACCTGTTCAAGAAAAGCAAAGACAGCGACCACGACGGCTCCTCCACCGGGGGAGAGGAGACGTCCTTCAGCTCCGACGGAGGATGGAGA ggcagcagcagcagcatcagcaccgagtGCGGCCTCTCCGACGGCGCCGGCGTCACcggggagctggagctggcggTGGCCTACAACGGCGGCGCCTCCTGCCTGGAGATCACGGTGGGCGCCGGCAGGAACCTGTCCCACGGCGACGCCAAGAAGAGGAAGTGCCACCC ATACGTCAAGCTCCACGTGTTGCCGGACAGAGGCGGCAAAATGAAGACGTCGGTGAAGAAACACACCACCGATCCCGTTTATAATGAGGTTTTTAAG TATCCCATCGAGCGACAGTCCCTGTTTGGAAAGAGGCTGCAGGCCACCGTGTGGCACGCGGCCGGGACGCTGAAGAGGAAGGCGTTCCTGGGCGAGGTCCTCTTCCCGCTGGACGGCTGGAGGTTCGACGACAGGGACTCCCAGGGCTTCAACTGGTACCCGCTGTGTCCGAAG GCCGAGAGTCCAAATGGAGGCGCTGTGGAGTAG